One genomic window of Candidatus Neomarinimicrobiota bacterium includes the following:
- a CDS encoding histidinol-phosphate aminotransferase family protein — protein MSHTLTRREWLSRSLTIAGGAAAAGSGFFLTPVIASSKLSRRVPLRMMYNENPYGPSSVTRRAMRMAFQEANLYNMEPATAELKALIADQVGLTSEHVFIGAGSTEVLNVAALTYGRDGGEILSPDPTFEAINDYGKTTGAVLKKIPLQDDFEMDIPAMRKAISAKTKLVYVCNPNNPTGNITKDRRLRPFCEEASKKALVFVDEAYHEYVRDKNYRSMIDLVKAGENVLVSRTASKIHALAGMRIGFGFAKPEIVSALEPHMTGGLLNMMGLRAALASYRDNDHQLFCRKKNDEARKVVTDVLDEMGREYASSKTNFIFFHTGRPIQKFQAEMEERGVRVGRPFPPYLDWCRLTLVKPEQMLKFVTAFREVMS, from the coding sequence ATGAGTCATACACTAACAAGACGCGAATGGTTATCTAGAAGTCTCACAATTGCTGGTGGAGCAGCGGCGGCAGGTTCAGGGTTCTTCCTCACGCCTGTTATTGCATCATCGAAGCTTTCGAGAAGAGTGCCTCTCCGTATGATGTACAATGAGAATCCCTATGGCCCTTCCTCGGTAACACGACGTGCCATGCGAATGGCTTTCCAGGAAGCAAACCTGTACAACATGGAACCGGCTACTGCTGAACTCAAAGCACTCATCGCCGATCAAGTGGGACTAACATCTGAACATGTTTTCATCGGTGCAGGCTCCACGGAAGTCCTGAATGTTGCGGCACTCACCTACGGGCGGGATGGTGGGGAAATCCTTTCTCCCGATCCCACGTTTGAAGCCATTAATGACTATGGAAAGACAACCGGTGCTGTGCTCAAGAAAATTCCCCTTCAAGATGACTTTGAGATGGATATTCCCGCCATGCGCAAAGCAATAAGTGCCAAGACGAAGCTGGTCTATGTCTGCAATCCTAACAATCCTACAGGGAATATCACAAAGGATCGGAGATTGCGCCCGTTCTGCGAGGAAGCTTCAAAGAAGGCGCTTGTCTTCGTTGACGAAGCTTATCATGAGTATGTTCGTGATAAGAACTATCGCTCCATGATAGACCTGGTGAAGGCTGGGGAAAATGTTCTTGTCTCTCGCACAGCCTCAAAGATCCACGCGTTGGCAGGAATGAGGATTGGTTTCGGTTTTGCGAAACCGGAGATCGTATCAGCGCTTGAACCTCATATGACGGGAGGACTTCTCAATATGATGGGACTCCGAGCGGCGCTAGCCAGCTATAGAGACAATGATCATCAATTGTTCTGCCGGAAGAAAAATGATGAAGCAAGGAAAGTCGTGACAGATGTTCTTGACGAAATGGGCCGAGAGTATGCGTCCTCAAAGACGAACTTCATCTTTTTCCACACCGGACGCCCCATTCAGAAGTTTCAGGCTGAGATGGAAGAAAGGGGTGTGCGAGTCGGTCGACCCTTCCCCCCCTACTTGGACTGGTGTCGTCTCACCCTGGTCAAACCTGAACAGATGTTGAAGTTCGTGACGGCGTTTCGGGAGGTCATGTCATAA
- the rpmB gene encoding 50S ribosomal protein L28: MARVCEICGKKPVAGNNVSHAHNKSRRRWNPNLQRVKANIDGSIKRIRVCTKCLRSGKVLKAV, from the coding sequence ATGGCGAGAGTATGTGAAATATGCGGCAAAAAGCCCGTGGCCGGTAATAACGTGAGCCATGCCCACAACAAGAGCCGCCGCCGATGGAATCCCAATCTTCAGCGGGTTAAGGCAAACATTGACGGTTCTATCAAACGTATCCGTGTCTGTACAAAGTGCCTTCGTTCAGGCAAAGTGCTGAAGGCAGTTTAG
- a CDS encoding amidohydrolase, producing MNTALHARPRLLILLFLLTFGCGPRTEVDLLLVNGRIVTAGDGFPIYATLAVKEGVVHAVGDHSLARHYRSAKRINLNGKTVIPGFNDTHQHVRGRPRRHLELGDLTSLKDLHSRIQTKAEELGPGEWITGYGWAEDDLSEKRRPLRWDLDEAAPENPVILSRAGGHSAVASSLALKLAEIDRNTPDPEGGVIERDDSGDLNGIIRERAGLVYRLVPNATWEELKPSFINNLEHFLSLGITSFIQAGATIEEWGQWQEVYNEHGEELPRATVQIRWTSREKMEASGLMTGQGDDHLRVGAVKILADGGFTGPAAYTIDPYKGRKTYRGKMNYSDEALETIIFDAHETGWQLGFHAIGDAAIKMTVEMFVDALEKWPRGDHRHYLNHFTVSPPAETYRLMAMHGIHIAQQPNFTWTLDSRYMENLDDDRLELNNPLRTPMDYGIFVALGSDILPTGPFQGLHSSVTRLGKTGRVFGPGEHLSMEEAILGYTRNGAFLTFEENIKGTLEPGMLADFVILSQDILSVPAEKIRRTAVEKTYVGGKLVYDASKSEL from the coding sequence CTGAATACAGCCTTGCACGCTCGTCCCAGACTACTCATCCTTCTCTTTTTATTAACATTCGGATGCGGTCCCAGAACTGAAGTTGACCTGCTCCTGGTAAACGGCAGGATTGTCACCGCCGGTGACGGTTTTCCCATCTACGCCACCCTGGCTGTTAAGGAAGGTGTGGTCCACGCCGTAGGCGACCACTCCCTGGCCCGCCACTACCGGTCTGCAAAAAGAATTAACCTCAATGGGAAAACGGTCATCCCTGGTTTCAACGATACGCACCAGCACGTCCGAGGCCGGCCACGCCGGCACCTGGAACTGGGAGACCTCACTTCTCTCAAAGATCTCCACAGCCGCATCCAGACCAAGGCGGAAGAGCTGGGGCCCGGTGAGTGGATCACCGGTTACGGCTGGGCTGAGGACGATCTGTCGGAAAAACGGAGGCCCCTCCGGTGGGACCTGGACGAGGCGGCGCCGGAAAACCCAGTTATCCTCTCCCGTGCCGGGGGTCACAGTGCCGTGGCCAGCTCCCTGGCACTGAAACTGGCGGAGATAGACAGAAATACCCCGGATCCCGAAGGGGGCGTTATTGAACGGGACGACTCCGGTGATCTCAACGGCATCATCCGGGAGCGGGCAGGCCTGGTCTACCGGCTGGTCCCTAACGCCACCTGGGAAGAGCTGAAACCGAGCTTTATCAACAACCTGGAACATTTCCTCTCTCTCGGCATCACCAGTTTCATCCAGGCCGGCGCCACCATTGAAGAGTGGGGCCAGTGGCAGGAAGTCTACAACGAGCACGGTGAGGAGCTCCCCCGGGCCACTGTCCAGATCCGCTGGACCAGCAGGGAGAAGATGGAAGCGTCCGGCCTCATGACGGGCCAAGGTGATGACCATCTCCGAGTAGGCGCCGTCAAAATCCTGGCAGATGGGGGCTTTACCGGTCCGGCAGCCTACACCATTGACCCCTACAAGGGCCGAAAAACCTACCGGGGCAAAATGAACTATTCCGACGAGGCGCTGGAAACCATCATTTTCGACGCCCACGAAACAGGGTGGCAGCTCGGTTTCCACGCCATTGGTGACGCCGCCATTAAGATGACCGTGGAAATGTTCGTGGACGCGCTGGAGAAATGGCCCCGGGGCGATCATCGCCACTACCTGAACCACTTTACCGTCTCCCCGCCAGCGGAGACCTACCGCCTCATGGCCATGCACGGTATCCACATCGCCCAGCAGCCCAACTTCACCTGGACACTGGACAGCCGCTACATGGAAAACTTGGACGACGACAGGCTGGAGCTCAACAACCCCCTCCGGACACCCATGGACTACGGCATCTTTGTGGCCCTGGGGAGCGACATCCTCCCCACCGGCCCCTTCCAGGGGCTCCACTCCTCCGTCACTCGCCTGGGGAAAACGGGCCGTGTCTTCGGCCCCGGTGAGCACCTATCCATGGAAGAGGCCATCTTGGGCTACACCCGCAACGGCGCCTTCCTCACCTTTGAAGAAAATATCAAGGGGACACTGGAACCGGGTATGCTGGCTGACTTTGTTATTTTGTCACAGGACATTCTTTCCGTCCCCGCCGAAAAAATCAGGCGGACCGCTGTGGAAAAAACATATGTGGGCGGAAAACTTGTTTATGACGCCTCAAAGAGTGAACTTTGA